One Paenibacillus riograndensis SBR5 DNA segment encodes these proteins:
- a CDS encoding COG1361 family protein, which yields MIRDSRLQPVVSNQSMVLYSSAAGADVITYSNTVNTPVVGPVLTLVKSADHTSASLGETLVYTLIARNEGNAPALTTLVDALPSGVSFVANSVLRDGVPLPGVSPFSGILLGAVAPQTEVRIAFQVIVVSLPPSLELGNRARAVYSFTTPEGRHVEGEVFSNQITVSLLAYKLSILLASSTPTTFVGDAVTFTLRVRNEGTRLMSGILTTLPVPEGAIFLPGSVISGGIYSPDADPDKGIPLPPLDPGKTADISFQVRVVSVPALTAQAVVTYDADGDTDGTKSNTVTVAVIQSGLSVSLKVDKYSAAPGDRLGYRFTIRNSGKLAVDAMLAGAIPSGTLFVWDSVHIDGIPQRGVHPGEGIPLGTIRAGSAAVVDLLVSIPAEADILQMPAIQNQGSVEYTFTLPDGRNVRERVRSNTVTTLLFSPVISIEMTGEPPMVEPGGIAEFNIAVTNSGNYPAEVSVIQIIPQGCTLETGKVTISVHTVPESKYSGIVSLGVMDPGQTAQLSYLVRVHPGYMGSALQGSSTALYLYTIDGRRYSGEARSNSYKLMIEEISE from the coding sequence ATGATCCGGGATTCCCGCCTTCAGCCCGTCGTCAGCAATCAATCCATGGTGCTGTACAGCTCGGCGGCGGGTGCGGATGTCATTACTTATTCCAATACCGTTAACACCCCGGTTGTCGGCCCGGTTCTAACGTTAGTAAAAAGTGCAGATCACACCAGTGCCTCCCTCGGGGAGACACTGGTGTACACGCTCATTGCCCGCAATGAAGGCAATGCGCCCGCCCTGACTACCCTTGTGGATGCCCTGCCTTCCGGGGTATCCTTTGTCGCCAACAGTGTGCTGCGGGACGGAGTCCCCCTGCCGGGGGTATCCCCGTTCTCCGGCATCCTGCTGGGGGCGGTCGCTCCCCAGACGGAGGTCCGCATTGCCTTTCAAGTGATCGTTGTCTCCCTGCCGCCTTCTCTGGAGCTGGGCAATAGAGCCAGGGCCGTCTATTCCTTCACCACGCCGGAAGGCAGACATGTGGAGGGCGAAGTCTTCTCGAACCAGATAACGGTCTCCCTGCTCGCCTACAAGCTCTCTATTCTGTTGGCGTCGAGCACCCCTACAACGTTTGTAGGGGATGCTGTTACTTTCACTCTGCGGGTAAGAAACGAGGGAACCCGGCTGATGTCCGGCATCCTGACCACACTTCCTGTGCCGGAAGGAGCAATATTCCTTCCCGGAAGCGTAATCTCGGGCGGCATCTATTCGCCGGATGCCGACCCGGATAAGGGCATACCGCTGCCCCCTCTCGACCCGGGCAAGACTGCAGACATCTCATTCCAGGTAAGGGTGGTTTCAGTCCCCGCCCTAACCGCCCAGGCAGTTGTCACTTACGATGCGGATGGCGATACGGATGGAACCAAGAGCAATACAGTCACTGTTGCCGTAATTCAATCCGGCCTCTCGGTCAGCCTGAAGGTTGACAAATACAGCGCAGCTCCCGGAGACCGTCTGGGCTATCGGTTCACCATCCGGAACAGCGGAAAGCTGGCCGTGGACGCCATGCTTGCCGGTGCCATCCCTTCCGGCACCCTGTTCGTCTGGGACAGTGTGCATATAGACGGAATCCCGCAGAGAGGGGTCCATCCCGGGGAAGGCATTCCGCTTGGCACCATCCGGGCAGGCTCGGCAGCCGTTGTTGATCTGCTCGTTTCTATCCCTGCTGAGGCTGACATCCTTCAGATGCCAGCAATCCAGAATCAGGGCAGCGTGGAGTATACTTTTACGCTGCCCGATGGGCGTAATGTACGGGAGCGGGTCCGCTCCAATACAGTAACCACTCTGCTGTTCTCTCCGGTCATCTCGATTGAAATGACCGGAGAGCCTCCAATGGTTGAACCCGGCGGTATTGCTGAGTTCAACATCGCTGTTACCAACAGCGGCAACTATCCGGCTGAGGTATCAGTAATACAGATCATTCCCCAGGGATGCACATTGGAGACGGGGAAGGTTACGATCAGCGTCCATACTGTACCCGAATCCAAGTACAGCGGCATCGTTTCCCTGGGAGTGATGGATCCAGGGCAAACCGCTCAGCTCAGCTATCTTGTCCGTGTCCATCCCGGCTATATGGGCAGCGCCCTTCAGGGCAGCTCAACCGCGCTGTATCTGTATACCATCGACGGGCGCCGGTACTCCGGCGAGGCCCGCTCCAACAGCTACAAACTTATGATTGAAGAAATCAGTGAATAA